A region of Arabidopsis thaliana chromosome 5, partial sequence DNA encodes the following proteins:
- the NRPB4 gene encoding RNA polymerase II, Rpb4, core protein (NRPB4; CONTAINS InterPro DOMAIN/s: HRDC-like (InterPro:IPR010997), RNA polymerase II, Rpb4 (InterPro:IPR005574), RNA polymerase II, Rpb4, core (InterPro:IPR006590); BEST Arabidopsis thaliana protein match is: RNA polymerase II, Rpb4, core protein (TAIR:AT4G15950.1); Has 441 Blast hits to 441 proteins in 181 species: Archae - 4; Bacteria - 0; Metazoa - 144; Fungi - 150; Plants - 95; Viruses - 0; Other Eukaryotes - 48 (source: NCBI BLink).) produces MSGEEEENAAELKIGDEFLKAKCLMNCEVSLILEHKFEQLQQISEDPMNQVSQVFEKSLQYVKRFSRYKNPDAVRQVREILSRHQLTEFELCVLGNLCPETVEEAVAMVPSLKTKGRAHDDEAIEKMLNDLSLVKRFE; encoded by the exons ATgtccggagaagaagaagagaacgcCGCCGAACTCAAGATCGGAGATG AGTTTTTGAAGGCAAAGTGCTTAATGAACTGTGAAGTCTCTTTGATTCTTGAGCACAAGTTTGAACAGCTTCAGCAAATCTCAGAGGATCCTATGAATCAAGTTTCTCA AGTGTTTGAGAAGTCCTTGCAATATGTGAAGCGATTCAGCCGCTACAAGAATCCAGATGCTGTTAGACAAGTTCGAGA AATACTAAGCAGACATCAACTCACTGAGTTTGAG CTATGTGTTCTTGGCAATCTCTGTCCTGAAACTGTTGAAGAAGCAGTGGCAATGGTTCCTTCTCTTAAG ACAAAAGGAAGAGCTCATGATGATGAAGCTATTGAGAAGATGCTCAATGATCTCTCACTTGTCAAGAGATTCGAGTAG
- the ABCF2 gene encoding ABC transporter family protein (GENERAL CONTROL NON-REPRESSIBLE 2 (GCN2); CONTAINS InterPro DOMAIN/s: ATPase, AAA+ type, core (InterPro:IPR003593), ABC transporter-like (InterPro:IPR003439), ABC transporter, conserved site (InterPro:IPR017871); BEST Arabidopsis thaliana protein match is: general control non-repressible 5 (TAIR:AT5G64840.1); Has 30201 Blast hits to 17322 proteins in 780 species: Archae - 12; Bacteria - 1396; Metazoa - 17338; Fungi - 3422; Plants - 5037; Viruses - 0; Other Eukaryotes - 2996 (source: NCBI BLink).), giving the protein MVLTTNLYSLNLRSTFFFTNTITCPTLFTFKLSSVSNPRRVFPNIRAHVSAASSNSELESLLSTDRKLISKQSNNGASSISSGVRLENISKSYEGITVLKDVTWEVKKGEKVGLIGVNGAGKTTQLRIITGQEEPDSGNVIWAKPNLKVAFLSQEFEVSMGKTVKEEFMCTFKEEMEIARKLENLQKAIEEAVDDLELMGKLLDEFDLLQRRAQEVDLDSIHAKISKLMSELGFVSEDADRLVASFSSGWQMRMSLGKILLQNPDLLLLDEPTNHLDLDTIEWLEGYLIKQDVPMVIISHDRAFLDQLCTKIVETEMGVSRTFDGNYSQYVISKAELVEAQYAAWEKQQKEIEATKDLISRLSAGANSGRASSAEKKLEKLQEEELIEKPFQRKQMKIRFPECGLSGRSVVTVKNLVFGFDDKMLFNKANLAIERGEKVAIIGPNGCGKSTLLKLIMGLEKPMRGEVILGEHNVLPNYFEQNQAEAQDLDKTVIETVVEAAVDWRIDDIKALLGRCNFKADMLDRKVSLLSGGEKARLAFCKFMVKPSTLLVLDEPTNHLDIPSKEMLEEAINEYKGTVITVSHDRYFIKQIVNRVIEVRDGGLMDYAGDYNYFLEKNVEARARELEREAELEEKAPKVKAKSKMSKAEREARKKQKMKAFQASKKKSKSSKNAKRWN; this is encoded by the exons ATGGTATTAACGACGAATCTCTATAGCTTAAACCTTCGTTcgaccttcttcttcactaatACTATTACTTGCCCTACACTTTTCACCTTCAAactctcctctgtttctaacCCTAGACGAGTATTCCCCAATATTAGAGCTCACGTTTCCGCAGCCAGCTCCAATTCAGAGCTCGAATCTCTCTTATCTACCGATCGGAAGCTGATCAGTAAGCAATCAAACAATGGTGCGTCTTCGATTTCGTCGGGAGTGAGACTTGAGAACATTAGTAAGAGCTATGAAGGCATTACGGTGCTAAAGGATGTGACTTGGGAAgtgaagaaaggagaaaaagtaGGGTTAATCGGCGTCAACGGTGCAGGGAAGACGACACAGCTCAGGATCATAACGGGTCAAGAAGAACCTGATTCAGGAAACGTGATTTGGGCCAAACCCAATTTGAAAGTTGCTTTCTTGAGTCAAGAGTTCGAGGTTTCAATGGGGAAGACAGTGAAGGAAGAGTTCATGTGTACGTTTAAGGAAGAGATGGAAATAGCGAGGAAGCTTGAGAACTTGCAGAAGGCGATTGAAGAAGCTGTTGATGATTTAGAACTAATGGGAAAGTTACTAGACGAATTCGATTTGTTGCAGAGACGAGCTCAAGAGGTTGATTTGGATTCTATCCATGCTAAAATCAGTAAGCTGATGTcggaattagggtttgtgtCGGAGGATGCTGATAGGCTTGTGGCTTCTTTTAGCAGTGGATGGCAAATGAGAATGTCACTTGGGAAGATTTTGCTTCAG AATCCAGATTTACTGCTTTTGGATGAGCCAACGAATCATTTGGATCTTGATACTATTGAGTGGCTTGAAGGTTACTTGATTAAGCAAGATGTGCCTATGGTCATAATATCACATGACAGGGCGTTTCTTGATCAGTTGTGTACTAAAATTGTGGAAACCGAAATGGGAGTTTCGAGGACTTTCGATGGTAATTACTCTCAGTATGTAATTTCAAAGGCAGAGTTGGTTGAAGCTCAGTATGCTGCTTGGGAGAAGCAACAGAAAGAGATTGAAGCAACAAAGGATTTGATTAGTAGGCTAAGTGCTGGAGCAAATTCTGGTCGAGCTTCTTCAGCAGAAAAG AAACTGGAGAAGCTTCAGGAAGAGGAGCTAATAGAGAAGCCATTTCAGcggaaacaaatgaaaatccGGTTTCCGGAATGTGGATTAAGTGGAAGATCTGTAGTCACTGTTAAGAATCTtgtatttggttttgatgataAG ATGTTATTTAACAAGGCGAATCTAGCTATAGAAAGAGGAGAGAAAGTCGCTATAATTGGTCCAAACGGGTGCGGAAAGAGTACATTGCTGAAACTTATTATGGGTTTGGAGAAGCCTATGAGAGGTGAGGTGATACTTGGGGAGCACAATGTATTGCCAAACTACTTCGAGCAGAATCAG GCAGAGGCTCAAGATTTGGATAAAACGGTGATTGAGACAGTTGTTGAAGCTGCTGTAGATTGGAGAATTGATGATATAAAAGCTCTTCTTGGTCGGTGCAACTTCAAAGCTGACATGTTGGATAGAAAGGTCTCTCTTTTGAGTGGTGGTGAGAAG GCACGCCTTGCTTTCTGCAAATTCATGGTGAAACCATCCACTCTACTTGTGTTGGACGAACCCACCAATCACTTAGACATACCTTCAAAAGAAATGCTTGAG GAAGCTATAAATGAGTACAAAGGCACGGTCATCACAGTCTCACACGATAGATACTTCATTAAACAGATTGTTAACAGAGTTATTGAAGTCAGAGATGGTGGTTTAATGGACTATGCAGGAGACTACAAT TATTTCCTGGAGAAGAATGTTGAAGCTAGAGCAAGGGAGCTGGAGAGGGAAGCAGAATTGGAAGAAAAAGCTCCAAAAGTGAAAGCAAAGTCAAAGATGTCAAAGGCTGAGAGAGAAGCAcggaagaagcaaaagatgaAAGCGTTTCAAGCTTCCAAAAAGAAGTCAAAGTCCAGCAAAAATGCCAAGAGATGGAATTAA
- a CDS encoding hypothetical protein (DUF1635) (Protein of unknown function (DUF1635); CONTAINS InterPro DOMAIN/s: Protein of unknown function DUF1635 (InterPro:IPR012862); BEST Arabidopsis thaliana protein match is: Protein of unknown function (DUF1635) (TAIR:AT2G28690.1); Has 87 Blast hits to 87 proteins in 14 species: Archae - 0; Bacteria - 0; Metazoa - 0; Fungi - 0; Plants - 87; Viruses - 0; Other Eukaryotes - 0 (source: NCBI BLink).), with translation MYQETKQFYHLWLLAVQERDEAREHLKQSLVELSRLQECFNTILLSEDQQIPHYSYSETTDETPDHQKLYSYNNFSNESPSRFSSASSIDLVSNSTVYSSPETYDSDCYSLRTLQMGFAFEEKKDFETLVLENIGLGRMLPENGKFQQAIIEAGSLVDSLFITGPIPKWRNPPVQMLSQRPLLSHSIGKWNYGGQGIINRSFSGKMPRLSLMP, from the coding sequence atgtatcaagaaactaagcaattttatcatttatggCTACTTGCTGTCCAAGAAAGAGACGAAGCAAGAGAACATTTGAAACAATCACTCGTCGAACTGTCTAGATTACAGGAATGTTTCAACACTATTCTTTTGTCCGAAGACCAACAAATACCCCATTATTCTTACTCAGAAACCACAGACGAAACCCCCGATCATCAAAAACTGTATAGTTACAATAACTTCTCCAACGAGTCTCCTTCGCGATTCTCGTCCGCATCGTCGATCGATCTCGTCTCTAACTCAACTGTCTATTCCTCGCCGGAGACCTACGACTCTGATTGTTACAGCCTCCGGACGTTGCAGATGGGTTTTGCatttgaggagaagaaagattttgAGACCCTTGTGCTGGAGAATATAGGACTCGGAAGAATGTTGCCGGAGAACGGTAAGTTCCAGCAAGCTATCATTGAAGCTGGATCGTTGGTTGACTCATTGTTCATAACCGGTCCGATTCCAAAATGGAGAAATCCTCCGGTTCAAATGTTGAGTCAAAGACCGCTTCTGAGTCATTCTATCGGAAAATGGAATTATGGTGGTCAGGGGATCATAAACCGGTCTTTCTCTGGCAAAATGCCACGGTTAAGCTTGATGCCTTAA
- the MEF7 gene encoding Tetratricopeptide repeat (TPR)-like superfamily protein produces MTNCVPLSFVQSCVGHRGAARFFHSRLYKNRLDKDVYLCNNLINAYLETGDSVSARKVFDEMPLRNCVSWACIVSGYSRNGEHKEALVFLRDMVKEGIFSNQYAFVSVLRACQEIGSVGILFGRQIHGLMFKLSYAVDAVVSNVLISMYWKCIGSVGYALCAFGDIEVKNSVSWNSIISVYSQAGDQRSAFRIFSSMQYDGSRPTEYTFGSLVTTACSLTEPDVRLLEQIMCTIQKSGLLTDLFVGSGLVSAFAKSGSLSYARKVFNQMETRNAVTLNGLMVGLVRQKWGEEATKLFMDMNSMIDVSPESYVILLSSFPEYSLAEEVGLKKGREVHGHVITTGLVDFMVGIGNGLVNMYAKCGSIADARRVFYFMTDKDSVSWNSMITGLDQNGCFIEAVERYKSMRRHDILPGSFTLISSLSSCASLKWAKLGQQIHGESLKLGIDLNVSVSNALMTLYAETGYLNECRKIFSSMPEHDQVSWNSIIGALARSERSLPEAVVCFLNAQRAGQKLNRITFSSVLSAVSSLSFGELGKQIHGLALKNNIADEATTENALIACYGKCGEMDGCEKIFSRMAERRDNVTWNSMISGYIHNELLAKALDLVWFMLQTGQRLDSFMYATVLSAFASVATLERGMEVHACSVRACLESDVVVGSALVDMYSKCGRLDYALRFFNTMPVRNSYSWNSMISGYARHGQGEEALKLFETMKLDGQTPPDHVTFVGVLSACSHAGLLEEGFKHFESMSDSYGLAPRIEHFSCMADVLGRAGELDKLEDFIEKMPMKPNVLIWRTVLGACCRANGRKAELGKKAAEMLFQLEPENAVNYVLLGNMYAAGGRWEDLVKARKKMKDADVKKEAGYSWVTMKDGVHMFVAGDKSHPDADVIYKKLKELNRKMRDAGYVPQTGFALYDLEQENKEEILSYHSEKLAVAFVLAAQRSSTLPIRIMKNLRVCGDCHSAFKYISKIEGRQIILRDSNRFHHFQDGACSCSDFW; encoded by the coding sequence ATGACTAATTGTgttcctctttcttttgttcagaGCTGCGTTGGACATAGAGGAGCTGCTAGATTCTTCCATTCCCGATTATATAAGAATAGGTTAGATAAAGATGTCTACTTGTGCAACAACCTCATCAATGCTTATCTTGAAACGGGTGATTCGGTTTCTGCACGTAAGGTGTTTGACGAAATGCCTCTTAGGAACTGTGTTTCTTGGGCGTGTATTGTTTCAGGATATAGTCGTAATGGAGAACATAAGGAAGCTTTAGTGTTTTTGAGAGATATGGTTAAAGAAGGGATTTTTTCTAATCAATACGCTTTTGTTAGTGTTCTTCGGGCTTGTCAGGAGATAGGTTCTGTTGGGATTCTTTTCGGGAGACAAATTCATGGCCTGATGTTCAAACTTTCTTATGCAGTGGATGCAGTTGTTTCTAATGTGCTCATATCAATGTACTGGAAATGTATCGGGTCTGTCGGTTATGCTCTCTGTGCTTTCGGTGACATAGAAGTTAAGAATTCTGTTTCATGGAATTCGATTATTTCGGTTTATTCACAGGCTGGGGATCAGAGATCTGCGTTTAGGATTTTCTCTAGCATGCAATATGATGGTTCTAGACCAACTGAATACACTTTTGGTAGTCTTGTAACTACTGCTTGTTCTTTGACTGAACCAGATGTTCGTTTGCTCGAGCAGATCATGTGCACCATACAGAAATCAGGGTTGCTCACAGATCTTTTTGTTGGCAGCGGACTGGTGAGTGCATTTGCAAAGTCTGGTTCATTGAGTTATGCTAGGAAGGTTTTTAATCAGATGGAAACAAGAAATGCGGTCACCTTAAATGGTCTAATGGTTGGTCTGGTGCGACAGAAATGGGGAGAAGAAGCAACTAAACTCTTTATGGATATGAATAGCATGATTGATGTTAGTCCTGAGTCATACGTGATTCTCCTGAGCTCATTTCCTGAGTATTCTCTAGCAGAGGAAGTTGGTCTGAAAAAAGGCAGAGAGGTTCATGGACATGTAATAACAACTGGCTTAGTTGACTTCATGGTTGGCATTGGAAATGGCCTTGTTAATATGTATGCTAAGTGCGGCTCAATAGCTGACGCTAGACGTGTTTTCTATTTCATGACCGATAAAGATTCTGTCTCCTGGAACTCCATGATCACTGGTCTTGACCAAAACGGCTGTTTCATAGAAGCAGTTGAACGCTACAAAAGTATGAGACGACATGACATCTTGCCTGGAAGTTTCACACTGATTAGTTCGCTAAGCTCATGCGCGAGCTTGAAATGGGCAAAATTAGGACAACAGATTCATGGAGAGAGCCTCAAGTTGGGGATTGATTTGAATGTTTCAGTTTCAAATGCGCTTATGACACTGTATGCAGAGACCGGCTATCTCAATGAATGCCGTAAGATATTTTCCTCAATGCCAGAGCATGATCAGGTGTCTTGGAATTCTATAATAGGAGCTTTAGCCCGTTCAGAACGGTCATTACCTGAAGCCGTGGTATGTTTCTTGAATGCACAACGAGCAGGACAGAAACTTAATAGAATAACCTTTTCAAGCGTTCTTTCAGCCGTTTCATCCCTTTCATTTGGTGAACTGGGCAAGCAGATACACGGACTAGCTTTAAAGAACAATATTGCAGATGAAGCAACCACTGAAAATGCGCTTATAGCTTGTTATGGGAAGTGTGGGGAGATGGATGGGTGTGAGAAGATATTTTCTAGAATGgcagagagaagagataaTGTAACTTGGAACTCAATGATCTCGGGGTATATACATAACGAGCTCCTTGCCAAGGCCTTGGATTTGGTCTGGTTTATGTTGCAGACAGGTCAGAGATTGGATAGTTTCATGTATGCGACTGTTCTTAGCGCGTTTGCTTCTGTTGCAACGCTAGAGCGTGGTATGGAAGTGCATGCTTGTTCGGTGAGAGCTTGTTTAGAATCTGACGTGGTAGTTGGGAGTGCACTTGTTGACATGTATTCCAAATGTGGAAGACTAGATTATGCTTTGAGGTTTTTTAACACAATGCCTGTAAGAAATTCATATTCTTGGAACTCTATGATTTCGGGCTATGCACGACATGggcaaggagaagaagctttgaaGCTTTTTGAAACTATGAAGCTCGATGGCCAAACACCACCTGACCATGTTACATTCGTGGGAGTCTTGTCAGCTTGTAGCCATGCGGGTCTGCTTGAAGAAGGGTTTAAACATTTCGAATCTATGAGTGATTCATATGGCTTAGCTCCTAGGATTGAACACTTCTCATGTATGGCTGACGTGCTAGGCCGTGCAGGTGAACTCGATAAGTTGGAAGATTTCATCGAGAAAATGCCAATGAAGCCTAATGTTCTCATCTGGAGGACTGTACTTGGGGCTTGTTGCAGAGCAAATGGTCGAAAAGCAGAATTAGGAAAGAAAGCAGCAGAAATGCTTTTTCAATTGGAGCCAGAAAACGCTGTAAACTATGTGCTACTTGGTAACATGTATGCTGCTGGAGGAAGATGGGAAGATTTAGTAAAGgcgagaaagaaaatgaaagatgcAGATGTGAAAAAGGAAGCTGGTTATAGTTGGGTCACCATGAAGGATGGAGTCCATATGTTTGTTGCTGGGGATAAGTCACACCCAGACGCTGATGTGATCTACAAGAAGCTCAAGGAGCTCAACAGAAAGATGAGAGACGCAGGTTATGTGCCACAGACAGGATTTGCCTTGTATGATCTAGAGCAAGAGAACAAGGAAGAGATTCTGAGCTATCACAGCGAGAAGCTCGCTGTAGCTTTTGTTCTCGCAGCCCAGAGGAGCTCTACGCTGCCAATCAGAATAATGAAGAACCTCAGAGTTTGCGGTGATTGCCACTCTGCCTTCAAGTATATATCAAAGATCGAAGGGAGACAGATAATTCTAAGGGATTCAAACaggtttcatcattttcaagaCGGTGCATGTTCTTGTAGTGATTTCTGGTGA
- the MEF7 gene encoding Tetratricopeptide repeat (TPR)-like superfamily protein, producing MSFLNSCVGHRGAARFFHSRLYKNRLDKDVYLCNNLINAYLETGDSVSARKVFDEMPLRNCVSWACIVSGYSRNGEHKEALVFLRDMVKEGIFSNQYAFVSVLRACQEIGSVGILFGRQIHGLMFKLSYAVDAVVSNVLISMYWKCIGSVGYALCAFGDIEVKNSVSWNSIISVYSQAGDQRSAFRIFSSMQYDGSRPTEYTFGSLVTTACSLTEPDVRLLEQIMCTIQKSGLLTDLFVGSGLVSAFAKSGSLSYARKVFNQMETRNAVTLNGLMVGLVRQKWGEEATKLFMDMNSMIDVSPESYVILLSSFPEYSLAEEVGLKKGREVHGHVITTGLVDFMVGIGNGLVNMYAKCGSIADARRVFYFMTDKDSVSWNSMITGLDQNGCFIEAVERYKSMRRHDILPGSFTLISSLSSCASLKWAKLGQQIHGESLKLGIDLNVSVSNALMTLYAETGYLNECRKIFSSMPEHDQVSWNSIIGALARSERSLPEAVVCFLNAQRAGQKLNRITFSSVLSAVSSLSFGELGKQIHGLALKNNIADEATTENALIACYGKCGEMDGCEKIFSRMAERRDNVTWNSMISGYIHNELLAKALDLVWFMLQTGQRLDSFMYATVLSAFASVATLERGMEVHACSVRACLESDVVVGSALVDMYSKCGRLDYALRFFNTMPVRNSYSWNSMISGYARHGQGEEALKLFETMKLDGQTPPDHVTFVGVLSACSHAGLLEEGFKHFESMSDSYGLAPRIEHFSCMADVLGRAGELDKLEDFIEKMPMKPNVLIWRTVLGACCRANGRKAELGKKAAEMLFQLEPENAVNYVLLGNMYAAGGRWEDLVKARKKMKDADVKKEAGYSWVTMKDGVHMFVAGDKSHPDADVIYKKLKELNRKMRDAGYVPQTGFALYDLEQENKEEILSYHSEKLAVAFVLAAQRSSTLPIRIMKNLRVCGDCHSAFKYISKIEGRQIILRDSNRFHHFQDGACSCSDFW from the exons ATGTCGTTTCTAAAC aGCTGCGTTGGACATAGAGGAGCTGCTAGATTCTTCCATTCCCGATTATATAAGAATAGGTTAGATAAAGATGTCTACTTGTGCAACAACCTCATCAATGCTTATCTTGAAACGGGTGATTCGGTTTCTGCACGTAAGGTGTTTGACGAAATGCCTCTTAGGAACTGTGTTTCTTGGGCGTGTATTGTTTCAGGATATAGTCGTAATGGAGAACATAAGGAAGCTTTAGTGTTTTTGAGAGATATGGTTAAAGAAGGGATTTTTTCTAATCAATACGCTTTTGTTAGTGTTCTTCGGGCTTGTCAGGAGATAGGTTCTGTTGGGATTCTTTTCGGGAGACAAATTCATGGCCTGATGTTCAAACTTTCTTATGCAGTGGATGCAGTTGTTTCTAATGTGCTCATATCAATGTACTGGAAATGTATCGGGTCTGTCGGTTATGCTCTCTGTGCTTTCGGTGACATAGAAGTTAAGAATTCTGTTTCATGGAATTCGATTATTTCGGTTTATTCACAGGCTGGGGATCAGAGATCTGCGTTTAGGATTTTCTCTAGCATGCAATATGATGGTTCTAGACCAACTGAATACACTTTTGGTAGTCTTGTAACTACTGCTTGTTCTTTGACTGAACCAGATGTTCGTTTGCTCGAGCAGATCATGTGCACCATACAGAAATCAGGGTTGCTCACAGATCTTTTTGTTGGCAGCGGACTGGTGAGTGCATTTGCAAAGTCTGGTTCATTGAGTTATGCTAGGAAGGTTTTTAATCAGATGGAAACAAGAAATGCGGTCACCTTAAATGGTCTAATGGTTGGTCTGGTGCGACAGAAATGGGGAGAAGAAGCAACTAAACTCTTTATGGATATGAATAGCATGATTGATGTTAGTCCTGAGTCATACGTGATTCTCCTGAGCTCATTTCCTGAGTATTCTCTAGCAGAGGAAGTTGGTCTGAAAAAAGGCAGAGAGGTTCATGGACATGTAATAACAACTGGCTTAGTTGACTTCATGGTTGGCATTGGAAATGGCCTTGTTAATATGTATGCTAAGTGCGGCTCAATAGCTGACGCTAGACGTGTTTTCTATTTCATGACCGATAAAGATTCTGTCTCCTGGAACTCCATGATCACTGGTCTTGACCAAAACGGCTGTTTCATAGAAGCAGTTGAACGCTACAAAAGTATGAGACGACATGACATCTTGCCTGGAAGTTTCACACTGATTAGTTCGCTAAGCTCATGCGCGAGCTTGAAATGGGCAAAATTAGGACAACAGATTCATGGAGAGAGCCTCAAGTTGGGGATTGATTTGAATGTTTCAGTTTCAAATGCGCTTATGACACTGTATGCAGAGACCGGCTATCTCAATGAATGCCGTAAGATATTTTCCTCAATGCCAGAGCATGATCAGGTGTCTTGGAATTCTATAATAGGAGCTTTAGCCCGTTCAGAACGGTCATTACCTGAAGCCGTGGTATGTTTCTTGAATGCACAACGAGCAGGACAGAAACTTAATAGAATAACCTTTTCAAGCGTTCTTTCAGCCGTTTCATCCCTTTCATTTGGTGAACTGGGCAAGCAGATACACGGACTAGCTTTAAAGAACAATATTGCAGATGAAGCAACCACTGAAAATGCGCTTATAGCTTGTTATGGGAAGTGTGGGGAGATGGATGGGTGTGAGAAGATATTTTCTAGAATGgcagagagaagagataaTGTAACTTGGAACTCAATGATCTCGGGGTATATACATAACGAGCTCCTTGCCAAGGCCTTGGATTTGGTCTGGTTTATGTTGCAGACAGGTCAGAGATTGGATAGTTTCATGTATGCGACTGTTCTTAGCGCGTTTGCTTCTGTTGCAACGCTAGAGCGTGGTATGGAAGTGCATGCTTGTTCGGTGAGAGCTTGTTTAGAATCTGACGTGGTAGTTGGGAGTGCACTTGTTGACATGTATTCCAAATGTGGAAGACTAGATTATGCTTTGAGGTTTTTTAACACAATGCCTGTAAGAAATTCATATTCTTGGAACTCTATGATTTCGGGCTATGCACGACATGggcaaggagaagaagctttgaaGCTTTTTGAAACTATGAAGCTCGATGGCCAAACACCACCTGACCATGTTACATTCGTGGGAGTCTTGTCAGCTTGTAGCCATGCGGGTCTGCTTGAAGAAGGGTTTAAACATTTCGAATCTATGAGTGATTCATATGGCTTAGCTCCTAGGATTGAACACTTCTCATGTATGGCTGACGTGCTAGGCCGTGCAGGTGAACTCGATAAGTTGGAAGATTTCATCGAGAAAATGCCAATGAAGCCTAATGTTCTCATCTGGAGGACTGTACTTGGGGCTTGTTGCAGAGCAAATGGTCGAAAAGCAGAATTAGGAAAGAAAGCAGCAGAAATGCTTTTTCAATTGGAGCCAGAAAACGCTGTAAACTATGTGCTACTTGGTAACATGTATGCTGCTGGAGGAAGATGGGAAGATTTAGTAAAGgcgagaaagaaaatgaaagatgcAGATGTGAAAAAGGAAGCTGGTTATAGTTGGGTCACCATGAAGGATGGAGTCCATATGTTTGTTGCTGGGGATAAGTCACACCCAGACGCTGATGTGATCTACAAGAAGCTCAAGGAGCTCAACAGAAAGATGAGAGACGCAGGTTATGTGCCACAGACAGGATTTGCCTTGTATGATCTAGAGCAAGAGAACAAGGAAGAGATTCTGAGCTATCACAGCGAGAAGCTCGCTGTAGCTTTTGTTCTCGCAGCCCAGAGGAGCTCTACGCTGCCAATCAGAATAATGAAGAACCTCAGAGTTTGCGGTGATTGCCACTCTGCCTTCAAGTATATATCAAAGATCGAAGGGAGACAGATAATTCTAAGGGATTCAAACaggtttcatcattttcaagaCGGTGCATGTTCTTGTAGTGATTTCTGGTGA
- a CDS encoding sorbin/SH3 domain protein (FUNCTIONS IN: molecular_function unknown; INVOLVED IN: biological_process unknown; LOCATED IN: plasma membrane; EXPRESSED IN: 22 plant structures; EXPRESSED DURING: 13 growth stages; CONTAINS InterPro DOMAIN/s: RPM1-interacting protein 4, defence response (InterPro:IPR008700); BEST Arabidopsis thaliana protein match is: unknown protein (TAIR:AT5G64850.1); Has 30201 Blast hits to 17322 proteins in 780 species: Archae - 12; Bacteria - 1396; Metazoa - 17338; Fungi - 3422; Plants - 5037; Viruses - 0; Other Eukaryotes - 2996 (source: NCBI BLink).): MEDDRKEKNTPWLSVPQFGDWDQKGGGTMPDYSMDFTKIREMRKQNKRDPSRASLGNEEELIKPPESATSTAELTTVQSENQREFSPSHHHQPHSPSTRRSMFSCFNCCVKA; the protein is encoded by the exons ATGGAAGACGATCGAAAAGAG aaGAACACTCCGTGGCTATCAGTGCCACAGTTTGGTGATTGGGACCAAAAAGGAGGAGGAACAATGCCTGATTACTCTATGGATTTCACTAAGATTAGAGAgatgaggaaacaaaacaagagagaCCCTTCTCGAGCCAGTTTAGGCAATGAGGAAGAGCTCATTAAGCCACCCGAGTCAGCAACATCAACTGCTGAGCTTACCACGGTCCAAAGTGAAAACCAACGAGAGTTCTCTCCCAGCCACCATCATCAACCACATTCTCCTTCT ACGAGGAGAAGTATGTTCAGCTGCTTCAACTGCTGCGTTAAAGCTTGA